The Chloroflexota bacterium genomic sequence TCACCTCTTCGGTTAGTAAGCGGTAGGCACCGGCCCCTTCCGACTTAGGAGCGTAGGTCAAAATCGATTTCCCAACCGCCGGCGCTTCCTTGAAGCGGACGCTGGTCGGGATGATGGCATCGTAAATCCTTATCCGGTCGCCAAACGCCCGGCGGGTAACCTCCATAACCTCCTTGCTGTGCAGGGTGCGCGAGCTGGTCATGGTAAACAGAATGCCGGCGATATTCAACGATGAATTCAGGTTTTCCTTGACCCGGATAATCGTGGTCAGCAGGCGCACCAGCCCTTTCATAGCCAGAAAGTCGGCCTGCAAAGGGATAATGACTTCATCGGCGGCGGTCAGGGCATTGATGGTCAGCAGACCCAGGCTGGGCAGGCAATCGATAAGGATATAATCATATGAATGTCGTACTCCCCGCAGCATCTTGCTCAGTATGGTCTCCCGGTTTGCCGCATCCACCAGGTCAAGCTGTGCCTGCGCCAGCTCAATATTTGAGGGGACAATGTAAATGTTCGGGTCGCTGGTCGGGGAGACCACGTCTTTTATTTTGGTGCCCTTTTCACCACTGATAACGGCAGCCAGAACATCATATCCGGTACGCTTTACGTTATCCGGATTGAGCCCCACGCTTATGGTCAGGCATGCCTGCGGGTCCCAGTCAATCAGGAGAACGCGTTTACCATGCTCGCTCAAGCCCTCAGCGAGCGCAGCGACCGTGGTCGTCTTGCCCACGCCGCCTTTCTGGTTGGCAATACAGATAATCGGCATCGTTTATAATAATATAACGTAATTACGCAATTGCGTCAATACTCTTTTGCGTAATTGAGTAAATGCGCAACTAATTATCTGTATAGCATAAGGCAGGTGAAATACTGGAGTATGCGCATCACCCAAAGGGCGACCCGCCGGTGGTAGACCCTGGTTGGTCCGCTAAAACTTAGCGGTTATGGGGGATGATTCAGACAAAGCGGAGCGGCTCATCACCGATGCTCTCAAAGTGGTGGTGCTCGTTGGGAGGGATATAGACGACGCTGTCCTTGGCTATCTCTACCTCCCCCTGCTCTCCCTTCACGATGGCACGGCCGGAAAGTATCAGTACTTCATGTTCCCAGGGATGATTATGCGATGGCGTGGAGGAACCGGTC encodes the following:
- a CDS encoding AAA family ATPase yields the protein MPIICIANQKGGVGKTTTVAALAEGLSEHGKRVLLIDWDPQACLTISVGLNPDNVKRTGYDVLAAVISGEKGTKIKDVVSPTSDPNIYIVPSNIELAQAQLDLVDAANRETILSKMLRGVRHSYDYILIDCLPSLGLLTINALTAADEVIIPLQADFLAMKGLVRLLTTIIRVKENLNSSLNIAGILFTMTSSRTLHSKEVMEVTRRAFGDRIRIYDAIIPTSVRFKEAPAVGKSILTYAPKSEGAGAYRLLTEEVMRNETG
- a CDS encoding cupin domain-containing protein, which translates into the protein MKVSKVEDAPAKEGHGGAVMHEVITDKDGAPNFAMRVIEVKTGSSTPSHNHPWEHEVLILSGRAIVKGEQGEVEIAKDSVVYIPPNEHHHFESIGDEPLRFV